From Laspinema palackyanum D2c:
GGGGAGGAAATTTGAACAGTCGCAGACTCAGACAAGAGTGGTTTTCCAATGTGCGCGCGGATTTGTTGGCGGGTGCAGTGGTGGGTTTGGCGTTGATTCCCGAGGCGATCGCCTTTTCAATTATTGCTGGAGTTGATCCCAAAGTTGGACTCTATGCCTCTTTTATTATTGCCGTAATGACTGCCTTTTTAGGAGGTAGACCCGGGTCGATTTCGGCAGCGACGGGGGCGATGGCGTTGCTGATGATTGATTTGGTCCAGGATCATGGATTGTCCTATTTATTTGCAGCAACCTTGTTGACGGGAATTATCCAAGTTGTGTTTGGGTTTCTCAAACTGGGACGGCAGATGAAATACGTTCCCCGGGCGGTGACTATTGGCTATATTAATGCGTTGGCGGTGTTAATTTTTCTGGCCCAGTTGCCACAATTGACGGATGTTCCTCTGGCAGTTTATGTGCTTACAGGTCTGTCTTTGGCGATTATTTATATTTTGCCTCGGTTTACGAAAGCGGTGCCATCTCCGTTGGTGGCATTGGCGGTGATGACGATCGCCGCGATCGCCCTCAAATTAGAAGTCCCCAGGGTCGGTGATATGGGCGAATTACCCACTGCCTTACCCTTCTTTGCCTTGCCACAAGTTCCGCTGACTTTAGAAACCTTACAGATTATTTTTCCCTATTCTCTAACCTTGGCAATTGTCGGGTTATTGGCCTCATTTCTCACCGCTTCCTTGGTGGATGAACTAACGGATACGCCGAGTGATAAAAACCAAGAAGCTAAAGGACAAGGAATTGCCAATATTGTGACGGGGTTTTTTGGTGGCATGGCCGGATGTGGGATGATTGGACAATCGGTGATTAATGTCCAATCCGGGGGACGAGGACGGTTATCAACCCTCGCTTCTGGGGTGTTTCTCTTATTTGCAATTCTGGTGTTGCAAGATTGGGTGAAGCAAATGCCGATGGCGACTTTGGTTGCCGTGATGATTATGGTCTCTATTGGGACATTTCGTTGGTCCTCGTTTAAAAATATTCCCCGGATTCCTCGCAGTGAAACCTTGGTCATGTTAACTACCATGTTCGTGACCATTTTTACGCGAAATTTTGCCTTGGGTGTGGTGACAGGAATTGTCATGAGTACGGTGTTCTTCTCCCGCAAAATTGCCGATTTGGTGTTTGTGGATAAGGTTCTGAGCACCGATGGAACACACCGGATTTATAAGGTGACAGGACAGATTTTCTTCTTATCTAAGGAAGACTTTCTGGCGTCATTTGATTTTACTGAACTGGTCGATCGCGTCACCGTAGATTTAACTCACGCCCATCTTTGGGACCAAGGGTCTGTGGAAATGCTGGATAAGATTGTGATTAAATTCCGCCGCAATGGAACTGACGTAGAATTAATCGGTTTAAATCAAGCCAGTGCAACGTTGTACGACAAATTGGCCACCTACAAACAACCGGATCTCTCCCCTAAATCTGACCTGGGGAAAGAACAGAACGAAGCCGAATATCTATCCCATCATTCCCAGTAACATGAAAAAGATTTTGATTTGCACTGATGGATCGCCCTTTGCGGAAACTAGCTATCGGTATGGCGCTTATTTTGCCAGAAAACTAGAGGCAGAAATTGATGTATTGTCTGTGACGGATATTCGCAGTCAGCAGGCTGTTTCGACGGGAAATTTAAGCGGCAGTATTGGGATTGATGCCTCGGAAAATTTGCTGAATCGGTTGGTGGAGTTGGAACATGAAAAAGCCAAAATTAACCACCAACGGGCCAAACTTATTTTACAAACTGCTGCGAGTTGTCTCAAATCGGAAGGAGTCGATCGCATCAATCTGATCCATAAAACCGGCTTTTTGGTGGATTGCTTGGATGAGTTTGAGGCGAGTTCTGATTTAATTGTCCTAGGGAAACGAGGGGAATCGGCGAGTTTTGCTTCGAGTCATTTAGGGGCGAATTTAGAACGGATTGTCCGAAGTAGCCGGAAGCCTTGCTTGGTAGTTCCGCTGGAATATCAACCGATTGACCGTGTATTGTTGGCTTATGATGGCAGTCCTACGGGGCAGAAAATGCTGCAATTTATTCGGGAATCCCCGTTATTTAAGGGGGTGGACCTGCATATTGTGAAGGTGGCTACAAGTAAGGACAGTCCCACGGCAAATCCCAGATTGCAGGAAGCAGAACAAGCTTTGCAAGGGTCTGGATTTAAGCCGGTGATTTGCCGTTTAGAAGGGGAACCAGAAAAGGCGATCGCCTCCTATATTACCGAACAAAATATCGGTTTTTTACTCATGGGTGCCTATGGTCATAGTCGGATTCGTCATTTAGTCATCGGCAGTACCACTGCCCAAATGTTGAGAAGTAGCAATATTCCGGTATTATTATTTCGTTAGTCCAAGTGGAATAAATTTAGCATCATTGTTTAATTGAGGAAACGCTTTCATGCAGATGATCAATACGATTCATTTTGGTAACGTCAAAGGCGATCTTTTTGGAGGGTTAACGGCAGCAGTTGTCGCCTTACCGATGTCCCTTGCGTTTGGGATTGCTTCAGGGGCCGGTGCTTCTGCTGGGTTATGGGGGGCGATATTAGTCGGCTTTTTCGCCGCTGTATTTGGCGGGACTCCCAGTCTGATTTCTGAACCCACAGGACCGATGACGGTTATTGTGACCGCAGTCATTGCCGAATTGATGGCCAAGAACCCAGAAAATGGGCTGGCGATGGCATTTACGGTGGTGATGATGGGGGGGGTTTTCCAAATTCTCTTTGGTGTGTTGCGATTAGGGAAGTATATTACCATGCTTCCTTATAACGTAATTTCCGGCTTTATGACGGGAATTGGCGTGATTCTAATTTTCCTGCAACTTGCTCCCTTTATTGGTCAAAAAACGCCTGCGGGGGGGGTGATTGGTGTTCTCAAGAATTTCCCGAATCTCATTGCAAATATTAATCCTTTGGAAACGATTTTAGGGATAATAACTCTCGCGATTCTATTCCTTTACCCGGCTAAACTGAAACGGTTTATGCCTCCGCAACTGGTGGCTTTAGTGATTGGAACGGGAATTTCTTTGATTTTCTTTCGCGGCATGGAGATTCGCACCATTGCCACGATTGGAGAAATCACACCGGGGTTACCCACACTCCAGATCCCGACATTTACTGCGGACAATTTGCGGTTAATGTTTGTGAATGCGATGGTTTTGGGGATTGTAGGTTCGATTGATTGTCTGTTAACTTGTTTGGTGGCTGACAGTTTGACCCGGACCGAACATAAATCGAATAAAGAATTAATTGGTCAAGGGATTGCGAATTTAATTACTGGTTTATGCGGTGGGATTGCTGGTTCTGGGGCAACGACAGCAACGGTAGTGAGTATTCAAGCGGGGGGAAGAACCGCATTAGCCGGGATTACTCGGGCTTTAGTATTGTTGATTGTTGTTTTGTGGGCGGCCCCTTTAACTTCGGTGATTCCCTTGGCGGTGTTAGCGGGAATTGTTCTCAAGGTCGGGATTAATATTATTGATTGGGGGTTCTTGAAACGGGTTCATAAAATTTCTTGGAAAGCTGCGGGGATTGTTTATAGTGTCGTGTTACTCACGGTGTTTGTCGATTTAATGGTCGCGGTGGCCGTGGGGGTATTTATTGCGAATATTTTGACGATTGAGCGTTTGGATGAACTGCAATCTAAATCAGTGAAAGCGATTACTGATGCGGATGACCAAATTGTGTTGACGGAAGAGGAAAAACAGGTTTTAGATTTAGCGAATGGGCGGGTTTTACTGTTCCATTTGAGTGGACCGATGATTTTTGGGGTGGCGAAAGCGATCGCCCGGGAACATAATGCGATCGCCAATTATGATGTGCTAATTGTGGATTTGGGTGAAGTGCCGATTTTAGGCGTGACTTCTTCCCTGGCGATTGAAAATGCCATCCAAGAGGCGATCGATGCCGGACGGGATGTGATTGTTGTCGGTGCAACGGGTAAAGTAAAACGACGCTTAGAAAAATTGGGGATTGCCGGGTTAATTCCCGGGAACCACTGGATGGGCGATCGCCTAACGGCCCTCAAAGAAGGGTTATCGATGGTTCGAGAGAAACAAAGCGTTAGCTATAATGAACTTCAGCAACCCTTTTCACCCATTTCTGAGTCTTAACCCTGAATGCCCTTTGAGGAACGAATGTCATGCAACTAGAGATGCAACCTGAACAAACCCAGAGTAATTCCCCAGACGATCGCCTCAATTGGGAAGTGAATCGTCGCCGGAATTTTGCCATCATTTCTCACCCCGACGCTGGTAAAACCACCCTGACAGAAAAACTCTTGCTGTATGGAGGGGCAATCCAAGAAGCAGGGGCAGTTAAAGCAAAACGGGCGCAACGTAGCGCCACCTCAGACTGGATGGCAATGGAACAACAGCGGGGGATTTCGATTACTTCCACGGTTCTACAATTTCAGTATCAAGAACATTTACTGAATCTGTTAGATACCCCCGGACACCAAGATTTTAGTGAAGATACTTATCGGACTTTGGCAGCAGCAGATAATGCGGTGATGCTCATTGATGCGGCCAAAGGTTTAGAAACTCAAACTCGAAAACTGTTTGAAGTCTGCCGAATGCGGCAACTTCCGATTTTTACCTTCATTAATAAACTTGATCGCCCGAGTTTATCACCTCTGGAGTTGATTGATGAAATTGAGCAGGAATTAGGGTTAAGCACCTATGTGGTGAATTGGCCGATCGGGACGGGGGATCAGTTTCGGGGTGTGGTCGATCGCCGCCAACAAAAAATTCACCTGTTTGAAAAAAGTGCTTCCCACGGTAGCAAGAAAGCGACGGATACAGTCATTCCCATCGGTGACCCTCGCCTAGAATCCTTGATAGAACCGGAGTTGTATCAGCAACTTCAGGATGATTTAGAATTGCTGGATGGAGTCAGTCCGGAACTGGATTTAGGGGCGATTCATCAAGGCCAATTAACCCCGGTGTTCTTTGGTAGCGCCATGAATAACTTTGGGGTAGAGTTATTTTTGGAAGCCTTTTTAGACTATGCGATCGCCCCGGCCCCCCATGACAGTGACCAGGGAGAAATTCCCCCAACCTATCCAGAATTTTCCGGATTTGTGTTCAAATTGCAGGCGAACATGGACCCGAAACATCGCGATCGCGTCGCCTTTTTGCGCGTCTGTTCCGGTCAGTTTGAAAAAGACATGGTGGTAACCCATACCCGTACCGGCAAGACCATTCGCCTCTCCCGTCCGCAGAAATTATTTGCCCAGGACCGGGAAACCGTAGAAGTCGCCTATGCTGGGGATGTAGTCGGATTAAATAATCCAGGTAGCTTTGCGATCGGGGACACAGTTTGCATGGGGAAACCAATTCGCTATCCGGAAATTCCCTCCTTTTCTCCAGAACTGTTTGCCTTCCTCAAAAATGCTGACCCGACGAAGTATAAAAACTTCAACAAAGGCGTGTCAGAATTGCAAGAAGAAGGGGCTGTACAAATCCTCAACTCCACCGATGAAAGTAAGCGCGATCCGATTTTAGCCGCCGTGGGACAACTCCAATTTGAAGTCGTCCAATTCCGGTTAATCAATGAATATGGGGTAGAAACTCGACTAGAAATTTTACCCTATTCCGTTGCCCGATGGGTCGTGGGAGGTTGGGAAACCTTAGAAAAAGTCGGTCGCCTCTTTAACACCTTTATCGCCAAAGACCGCTGGGACCGTCCTGTTTTATTGTTCAACAATCAATGGAATTTGGACCAAAACTTGGCCGACCATCCTGAACTCAAAGTTAGCCCGATCGCCCTACCTCCCACCTAATAGTTTACAGGGGAGTTAAAATGTTTGACGGTGCGTCAGATGTTCAGGGGATTGCTTTAATTAAAGCAGGATCGGGCTGACGCAACCGTTATCTAGCCTTTTGTCCAATTCATTCTAATCTCATGACTTACTATATTGCTCCCAGATTCCTCAACAAATTAGCGGTTCATATTACCAAGAATTTCCTGGATTTACCGGGTATTAACGCCCCACTAATTTTAGGAATTCATGGTCACAAAGGAGAAGGAAAATCCTTCCAATGTGAATTAGTTTTCAAACGGATGAAAGTCCAAGCGATTCATCTATCCGCTGGGGAATTAGAAAGCCCGGATGCCGGGGACCCTTCTAGGTTGGTGCGTTTTCGGTATCGAGAAGCAGCGGATATTATTAGCAAACATGGCAAATTAGCCGTCTTAATGATTAATGATATTGATGCCGGTGCCGGACGAGTGGATAGCGGAACCCAATACACCGTTAATACGCAATTAGTCAATGCCACATTGATGAATATTGCCGATAATCCCACCAATGTTCAACTTCCAGGTAGCTACGATAGTGAACCCTTGCCTCGGGTGCCGATTATTGTAACTGGGAATGACTTTGGAACCCTGTATGCACCCTTGGTCCGCGATGGACGCATGGACAAATTTTATTGGGAACCCAATCGCGAGGACCGATTAGAAATTGTCAATGGAATTTTCACCCCCGATGGACTGACCCGAGGGCAAATTGAACAACTGGTGGCTAAATTTGAAGGTCAATCTATTGACTTTTTTAGTGCTTTGCGCGCCAGTATTTATGACGAGCAGATTTTGGCTTTTATTGAACAAACCGGCTTTGATAAAATTGGCCTAAAAGTTGCCAATAGCACGGAAAAACATAGCTTTATTAAACCTGATTTCCGTCTGGAACACCTGATGGAGAAAGGGGAACAAATGGTGAAGGAACAGCAACATATTCAAGAGTTGCGATTGGTTGCGGCTTATAACCGTTCTTTGGCAGAAAGTAACACCGCACAACGCTATGGATTTATGCCGGGACAACCCCCTGCCTCGGGGAATGGAATCCGTCAGGAAAATCGGGGTTCTAACACTCAACCAACAGCATCCAACGGTTCTCCCTCTGCGGAGTTGTCTCGTCCCCAAAACAAACCTCAATCGGCTACTGCCGCCTTAGATTCGGATGCGGTGCAACAAATCCGACAGTTAGTGTCACAAGGTTATCCCATTGGTATCGAACACGTCGATCGCCGTCGGTTTAGAACCGGGTCCTGGCAAAGTTGTGGATGCATTCAAACCGGAAATGAATCCGAGGCGATCGCCGCCTTAGAATCCTGTTTAGGAAACTATGCCGGGGAATATGTGCGCCTATTTGGGATTGATGGAAATAAGCATCGAGTAATGGAAACCATCGTTCAACGTCCTAATTCCTAACATGATTGAGGGGATAGTAACCGGAATTCAAGGATTAGTAATTGGGTTAAGTTACTTAGGATTGGGATTGGGTTATGTCCCCGGTTTCCGGATGAATCGCGCTACCCTTGCCTTAATTAGTTCTGCTGTCTTAATTGCCTTGGGGACATTAAGTTTGGAACAGGCATGGGAGGCGATCGACCCAGGAACCATTGTCTTTTTATTAAGCATGATGGTGATTAATGCATACCTGTCCTATTCCGGGTTTTTCAACCTCGCCTTACTCTACCTATTGCGCTTGACTCGCAGTCCTTTTGGGTTATTGGTGTTACTAACTGGGGGAACGGGGGTATTATCCGCCTTTTTTCTGAATGATACTTTGGCCCTAGTTAGCACTCCCTTAACCTTGCAGTTAGCGCGGAATTTGGGATTAAATCCCATTCCTTACTTGTTGGCGATCGCCGGTGCCACTAATATTGGATCCCTCGCCACCCTGAGTGGCAATCCTCAGAATATCCTCGTCGGTTCCTTTTCCGGTATTA
This genomic window contains:
- a CDS encoding SulP family inorganic anion transporter, with translation MNSRRLRQEWFSNVRADLLAGAVVGLALIPEAIAFSIIAGVDPKVGLYASFIIAVMTAFLGGRPGSISAATGAMALLMIDLVQDHGLSYLFAATLLTGIIQVVFGFLKLGRQMKYVPRAVTIGYINALAVLIFLAQLPQLTDVPLAVYVLTGLSLAIIYILPRFTKAVPSPLVALAVMTIAAIALKLEVPRVGDMGELPTALPFFALPQVPLTLETLQIIFPYSLTLAIVGLLASFLTASLVDELTDTPSDKNQEAKGQGIANIVTGFFGGMAGCGMIGQSVINVQSGGRGRLSTLASGVFLLFAILVLQDWVKQMPMATLVAVMIMVSIGTFRWSSFKNIPRIPRSETLVMLTTMFVTIFTRNFALGVVTGIVMSTVFFSRKIADLVFVDKVLSTDGTHRIYKVTGQIFFLSKEDFLASFDFTELVDRVTVDLTHAHLWDQGSVEMLDKIVIKFRRNGTDVELIGLNQASATLYDKLATYKQPDLSPKSDLGKEQNEAEYLSHHSQ
- a CDS encoding universal stress protein, whose amino-acid sequence is MKKILICTDGSPFAETSYRYGAYFARKLEAEIDVLSVTDIRSQQAVSTGNLSGSIGIDASENLLNRLVELEHEKAKINHQRAKLILQTAASCLKSEGVDRINLIHKTGFLVDCLDEFEASSDLIVLGKRGESASFASSHLGANLERIVRSSRKPCLVVPLEYQPIDRVLLAYDGSPTGQKMLQFIRESPLFKGVDLHIVKVATSKDSPTANPRLQEAEQALQGSGFKPVICRLEGEPEKAIASYITEQNIGFLLMGAYGHSRIRHLVIGSTTAQMLRSSNIPVLLFR
- the bicA gene encoding bicarbonate transporter BicA, whose protein sequence is MQMINTIHFGNVKGDLFGGLTAAVVALPMSLAFGIASGAGASAGLWGAILVGFFAAVFGGTPSLISEPTGPMTVIVTAVIAELMAKNPENGLAMAFTVVMMGGVFQILFGVLRLGKYITMLPYNVISGFMTGIGVILIFLQLAPFIGQKTPAGGVIGVLKNFPNLIANINPLETILGIITLAILFLYPAKLKRFMPPQLVALVIGTGISLIFFRGMEIRTIATIGEITPGLPTLQIPTFTADNLRLMFVNAMVLGIVGSIDCLLTCLVADSLTRTEHKSNKELIGQGIANLITGLCGGIAGSGATTATVVSIQAGGRTALAGITRALVLLIVVLWAAPLTSVIPLAVLAGIVLKVGINIIDWGFLKRVHKISWKAAGIVYSVVLLTVFVDLMVAVAVGVFIANILTIERLDELQSKSVKAITDADDQIVLTEEEKQVLDLANGRVLLFHLSGPMIFGVAKAIAREHNAIANYDVLIVDLGEVPILGVTSSLAIENAIQEAIDAGRDVIVVGATGKVKRRLEKLGIAGLIPGNHWMGDRLTALKEGLSMVREKQSVSYNELQQPFSPISES
- the prfC gene encoding peptide chain release factor 3, giving the protein MQPEQTQSNSPDDRLNWEVNRRRNFAIISHPDAGKTTLTEKLLLYGGAIQEAGAVKAKRAQRSATSDWMAMEQQRGISITSTVLQFQYQEHLLNLLDTPGHQDFSEDTYRTLAAADNAVMLIDAAKGLETQTRKLFEVCRMRQLPIFTFINKLDRPSLSPLELIDEIEQELGLSTYVVNWPIGTGDQFRGVVDRRQQKIHLFEKSASHGSKKATDTVIPIGDPRLESLIEPELYQQLQDDLELLDGVSPELDLGAIHQGQLTPVFFGSAMNNFGVELFLEAFLDYAIAPAPHDSDQGEIPPTYPEFSGFVFKLQANMDPKHRDRVAFLRVCSGQFEKDMVVTHTRTGKTIRLSRPQKLFAQDRETVEVAYAGDVVGLNNPGSFAIGDTVCMGKPIRYPEIPSFSPELFAFLKNADPTKYKNFNKGVSELQEEGAVQILNSTDESKRDPILAAVGQLQFEVVQFRLINEYGVETRLEILPYSVARWVVGGWETLEKVGRLFNTFIAKDRWDRPVLLFNNQWNLDQNLADHPELKVSPIALPPT
- a CDS encoding ribulose bisphosphate carboxylase small subunit — its product is MTYYIAPRFLNKLAVHITKNFLDLPGINAPLILGIHGHKGEGKSFQCELVFKRMKVQAIHLSAGELESPDAGDPSRLVRFRYREAADIISKHGKLAVLMINDIDAGAGRVDSGTQYTVNTQLVNATLMNIADNPTNVQLPGSYDSEPLPRVPIIVTGNDFGTLYAPLVRDGRMDKFYWEPNREDRLEIVNGIFTPDGLTRGQIEQLVAKFEGQSIDFFSALRASIYDEQILAFIEQTGFDKIGLKVANSTEKHSFIKPDFRLEHLMEKGEQMVKEQQHIQELRLVAAYNRSLAESNTAQRYGFMPGQPPASGNGIRQENRGSNTQPTASNGSPSAELSRPQNKPQSATAALDSDAVQQIRQLVSQGYPIGIEHVDRRRFRTGSWQSCGCIQTGNESEAIAALESCLGNYAGEYVRLFGIDGNKHRVMETIVQRPNS